A single Lolium perenne isolate Kyuss_39 chromosome 6, Kyuss_2.0, whole genome shotgun sequence DNA region contains:
- the LOC127309903 gene encoding uncharacterized protein: MGQDVDNRAARLPQDWLVDILHRLAPRWLAVSRCVCKDWQATIDSRRLLRTDMLPLRLEGIFMYFTFHKFPEFFSRPWTPITGEMDFLPCATDNPDDDLCEVQDHCNGLLLLQHYGIPKYVVNPATRRWDSLPRCPPKRVMGMDYSWEDAYLVFDPMVSPHYEVYMIPLIPWKREGEHLDPSFEESEWPPAAFILYSFSSRTRCWEPRSFEREGGALGTIAEMRARLEHEEAISDEEWYEWSSDNDYDVAANRDMPEECFHGDIVLLGFHPFKEIVFLLMDGLKRSVKTTLAYHITIA; the protein is encoded by the exons ATGGGGCAAGATGTGGACAACCGGGCGGCGAGGCTGCCCCAAGACTGGCTGGTGGACATCCTCCACCGTCTCGCGCCGCGCTGGCTTGCCGTGTCCCGCTGCGTCTGCAAGGACTGGCAAGCCACCATCGActcccgccgcctcctccgcacaGACATGCTCCCGCTCAGGCTTGAGGGCATATTCATGTACTTCACGTTCCACAAGTTCCCGGAGTTCTTCTCCCGCCCGTGGACGCCCATCACGGGTGAGATGGACTTCCTGCCTTGCGCCACTGATAACCCAGATGATGACCTGTGTGAGGTCCAGGATCACTGCAATGGGCTTCTGTTGCTCCAACACTACGGGATTCCCAAGTACGTGGTAAACCCTGCGACACGGCGTTGGGACTCTCTGCCAAGGTGTCCCCCCAAACGTGTCATGGGGATGGACTACTCCTGGGAGGATGCATATCTTGTCTTCGATCCCATGGTGTCACCACACTACGAGGTTTACATGATCCCACTTATTCCTTGGAAGAGAGAGGGTGAACATCTTGACCCTTCATTTGAGGAATCTGAATGGCCGCCGGCAGCATTCATCCTATACTCCTTCTCATCGAGGACACGTTGTTGGGAGCCAAGGTCTTTTGAGCGAGAAGGGGGCGCCCTAGGGACCATAGCTGAGATGCGAGCTCGTTTGGAGC ACGAGGAAGCAATATCAGATGAAGAGTGGTACGAATGGAGCTCAGACAACGATTATGACGTCGCTGCCAATAGGGACATGCCCGAAGAGTGCTTTCATGGAGACATTGTGTTACTTGGATTTCACCCATTCAAAGAGATTGTCTTCTTGCTAATGGATGGATTGAAAAGATCAGTAAAGACAACACTGGCCTACCATATTACAATAGCTTGA